The Streptomyces rimosus genomic interval CCGCACCACGAGCGCGTCGAAGAGCATCGCCGTGATCGAGGAGCCGATGCGCCGCACGACCTTCTCGTCCTCGTCCGGCCTGGCCTGGCTCGTGGCCACGAGGCTCAAGCCGAGGTCCGTGGTCCGGGACACGTGCAGCGGGCGGCCGTCGAGCCGGGCGCCGGCGCCGGCGAGCGCGGTGTAGGTCTCCCCGGTCAACGGCAGGTGCACCGCGGTGAGTACCGGCTGGTTGTCGCGTACGAGCGTGGCGGTGACCGCCCATTCCGGCAGCGCGTGCAGGTGGTTGACGTTGCCTTCGGCCGGATCCAGAACCCACCATTCGCCGGGGGGCAGGGCACCGCCCGCCAGCTCGTCCTCCACGAAGCGGGCGTCCGGGCGCAGGAGGGTGAGGCGGGGGCGCAGGACGCCGAGGGCCGCGTCGTCGTTGGCGGCGAGCGCGCGCATCAGCTCTTCGCGGGTCCGGTGGCGGACCACGTCGCCGAACCGCTCCCGTAGCACCGAAGCCGCCGCGCGCACGGCGATCGCGGTCTGCGCGAGCAGGTCGGCGTCGGACGCGGAACCGGCGGGTGCGGCGCTTGGGGTGCTCTGCGTCGATTCGGGCATGGCGGTGCTCCCAGTTGAGAAGGGGGATGAGGCGGACCGGGCGAGGACTGTGTTCCTTTCGCGCCCGCATCTCGAAGGTAGGAGGGGCGACCATTAACTACAAGTGCATGTAAAGCACGGCTAGCATGACTCTCATGCAATTGGATCTGAACCTGCTCGCCGCGCTCGATGCGCTGTTGGAGGAGGGCAGCGTGGCCGGCGCCGCTGAGCGCCTGCACGTCACCGCCCCCGCGATGAGCCGAAGCCTCGGCCGGATCCGGCGCACGACAGGGGATCAGATCCTGGTGCGTACCGGGCGCACGATGACCCCGACGCCGTACGCGATCGCCGTCCGGGAACAGGTGCACGAGCTGCTGCAGCAGGTCCAGGGCGTGCTGGCACCGAGCCGCGAACTCGACCTCACGACGCTGGAGCGCACCTTCACCCTCCGCTGGCACGATTCACTCGTCGCACTCGGTGGCCCCGCGCTTCTCGCGGCCGTAC includes:
- a CDS encoding inositol monophosphatase family protein, translated to MPESTQSTPSAAPAGSASDADLLAQTAIAVRAAASVLRERFGDVVRHRTREELMRALAANDDAALGVLRPRLTLLRPDARFVEDELAGGALPPGEWWVLDPAEGNVNHLHALPEWAVTATLVRDNQPVLTAVHLPLTGETYTALAGAGARLDGRPLHVSRTTDLGLSLVATSQARPDEDEKVVRRIGSSITAMLFDALVVRTSVPATLHLLNVAAGRIDAFWQFAGARADLLPGALLVAEAGGRISDAEGRPWTPLSESFLAAAPGVHTEAVTTLSR